One Diospyros lotus cultivar Yz01 chromosome 1, ASM1463336v1, whole genome shotgun sequence genomic window carries:
- the LOC127798184 gene encoding methyl-CpG-binding domain-containing protein 5-like isoform X2, translating into MSAFAPLGGDLPHHPENSHEPNYNTVNANVFPPDPLLQPGSYIETPPYLIPEQPFRRRELIINERNIHGPLMDGVLNSVDGLTESAVVESTPSSRRRSRAGKGLAGAPSWLPDGWQVLTKVRANGATAGLTDKYYVDPLSGFRFRSKKEVEYYLQTGTKRKKASVTDSDGNPVDNQGPRKLKKSPSTKKESSVALNFDFLNVPQGATWVLTDAARDQWVPSLENKMVPKSTRLEWEAAFGHSLK; encoded by the exons ATGTCTGCATTCGCTCCGTTGGGCGGTGACTTGCCCCACCACCCTGAGAACTCGCACGAACCCAACTACAACACCGTCAATGCCAACGTTTTCCCACCAGATCCTCTCTTACAACCTGGGTCTTATATCGAGACTCCACCATATCTGATCCCGGAACAACCTTTTCGAAGAAGAGAATTGATCATCAATGAACGAAATATTCATGGACCATTGATGGACGGTGTCTTGAACTCTGTGGATGGGCTGACTGAGTCTGCTGTGGTGGAGTCTACGCCGTCAAGTCGGAGGAGATCACGGGCAGGGAAGGGATTGGCAGGGGCACCGAGTTGGTTGCCAGATGGTTGGCAGGTGTTAACAAAGGTTCGAGCGAATGGTGCCACTGCTGGATTGACTGATAAG TACTATGTTGATCCGCTTTCAGGCTTTAGGTTCAGGTCAAAGAAAGAGGTGGAATACTATCTCCAAACAGGGACTAAGCGAAAAAAGGCATCTGTAACTGATTCTGATGGCAAC CCCGTCGACAATCAAGGACCTCGCAAGCTGAAGAAGTCTCCCAGCACAAAGAAGGAGAGTTCCGTGGCCctgaattttgattttctcaATGTGCCACAGGGGGCAACTTGGGTACTTACAGATGCTGCTCGGGATCAATGGGTACCGTCACTCGAAAACAAAATGGTACCTAAATCAACTAGGCTAGAGTGGGAGGCTGCATTTGGCCACTCTTTGAAGTAG
- the LOC127798184 gene encoding methyl-CpG-binding domain-containing protein 6-like isoform X4, translating into MSAFAPLGGDLPHHPENSHEPNYNTVNANVFPPDPLLQPGSYIETPPYLIPEQPFRRRELIINERNIHGPLMDGVLNSVDGLTESAVVESTPSSRRRSRAGKGLAGAPSWLPDGWQVLTKVRANGATAGLTDKYYVDPLSGFRFRSKKEVEYYLQTGTKRKKASVTDSDGNVSEARRQSRTSQAEEVSQHKEGEFRGPEF; encoded by the exons ATGTCTGCATTCGCTCCGTTGGGCGGTGACTTGCCCCACCACCCTGAGAACTCGCACGAACCCAACTACAACACCGTCAATGCCAACGTTTTCCCACCAGATCCTCTCTTACAACCTGGGTCTTATATCGAGACTCCACCATATCTGATCCCGGAACAACCTTTTCGAAGAAGAGAATTGATCATCAATGAACGAAATATTCATGGACCATTGATGGACGGTGTCTTGAACTCTGTGGATGGGCTGACTGAGTCTGCTGTGGTGGAGTCTACGCCGTCAAGTCGGAGGAGATCACGGGCAGGGAAGGGATTGGCAGGGGCACCGAGTTGGTTGCCAGATGGTTGGCAGGTGTTAACAAAGGTTCGAGCGAATGGTGCCACTGCTGGATTGACTGATAAG TACTATGTTGATCCGCTTTCAGGCTTTAGGTTCAGGTCAAAGAAAGAGGTGGAATACTATCTCCAAACAGGGACTAAGCGAAAAAAGGCATCTGTAACTGATTCTGATGGCAACGTAAGTGAAG CCCGTCGACAATCAAGGACCTCGCAAGCTGAAGAAGTCTCCCAGCACAAAGAAGGAGAGTTCCGTGGCCctgaattttga